One part of the Candidatus Eisenbacteria bacterium genome encodes these proteins:
- the bstA gene encoding bacillithiol transferase BstA: MPENDPRYPIGRYQRPAEIPPALRAEWLRQVAEAPAGLRAVVTGLTEAQLDTPYRDGGWTVRQVVHHVPDSHLNAYTRFRLALTEEAPTVKTYEEARWAGLPDARTAPVEMSLALLDALHARWMLLLEAMGDAEFHRTFRHPDLGLMALDTTLGLYAWHGRHHAAQIRSLRERKGW; this comes from the coding sequence ATGCCCGAGAACGACCCGCGCTATCCCATCGGCCGCTATCAGCGCCCCGCGGAGATCCCGCCCGCGCTGCGAGCCGAATGGCTCCGGCAGGTGGCCGAAGCCCCGGCCGGGCTGCGCGCGGTGGTGACCGGCCTCACCGAGGCCCAACTGGACACGCCCTACCGGGACGGCGGCTGGACCGTGCGGCAGGTGGTGCACCACGTGCCCGACAGCCACCTCAACGCCTACACCCGCTTTCGCCTGGCGCTCACCGAGGAGGCGCCCACGGTCAAGACTTACGAGGAAGCCCGCTGGGCCGGGCTGCCCGACGCCCGGACCGCCCCGGTGGAGATGTCGCTGGCGCTCCTGGACGCCCTGCACGCCCGCTGGATGCTGCTGCTCGAGGCCATGGGCGACGCCGAGTTCCACCGCACCTTCCGTCACCCCGACCTGGGTTTGATGGCCCTGGATACGACCCTGGGCCTGTACGCCTGGCACGGCCGCCACCACGCCGCGCAGATCCGCTCGCTGCGCGAGCGGAAGGGCTGGTAG
- a CDS encoding DUF421 domain-containing protein yields the protein MRLTGRRQLGQMTPFDLVLILLISNAVQNAMVGPETSVLAGLVAAGTLLALNYGTGMLTRNHRTIRRVLEGEPVVLVMNGKFIPANMAEAELTEELVLQAIREHGFESIGKVHTAILEIDGTISVLPSEDHYLRRTRRRVRAIRPGGN from the coding sequence ATGCGCCTCACCGGTCGCCGCCAGCTGGGCCAGATGACGCCCTTCGACCTGGTCCTGATCCTGCTCATTTCCAACGCCGTCCAGAACGCCATGGTGGGCCCCGAGACCTCCGTGCTCGCGGGCCTGGTGGCCGCCGGTACGCTCCTGGCGCTCAACTACGGGACCGGGATGCTGACCCGCAACCACCGCACCATCCGCAGGGTGCTGGAGGGTGAACCGGTGGTGCTGGTGATGAACGGGAAGTTCATCCCCGCGAACATGGCCGAAGCGGAACTGACCGAGGAGCTGGTGCTGCAGGCCATCCGCGAGCACGGCTTCGAGAGCATCGGGAAGGTGCACACCGCCATCCTGGAAATCGACGGCACCATCAGCGTGCTGCCCAGCGAGGATCACTACCTGCGCCGCACGCGCCGCCGCGTGCGCGCCATCCGCCCCGGAGGAAACTGA
- a CDS encoding M20/M25/M40 family metallo-hydrolase, whose translation MIELLSELSRAFGPSGEEERVAALVRRRVRAHVDSVAPDIMGNLVARRPGKGARVMIAAHMDEIGLVLSHVDARGFARFSNIGGLRVDNLATQRVRLADGRVGVVMEEERGNKDDRKIDRMYVDFGFATAAEARKHVKVGDVACFDREPVELGGRFIGKAMDDRVSCAVLIEAARRLKKSPNDVAFVFTVQEEVGCRGAQPAAFALDPDVALSVDVTLTGDLPECRPMSVELGGGAAIKVKDGGHIGHPKVRDLMVRLARREKIRHQMEVLALEGASTDASSIHRVREGVPSGCLSIPCRYVHTVNEMVDLKDVEAAVRLLVAFLETDLRKEGF comes from the coding sequence ATGATCGAACTGCTGAGCGAGCTTTCGCGCGCCTTCGGGCCCTCCGGCGAGGAGGAGCGGGTGGCCGCGCTGGTGCGACGTCGAGTCCGGGCGCACGTGGATTCGGTTGCCCCGGACATCATGGGCAACCTGGTGGCGCGCCGGCCGGGCAAGGGCGCCCGGGTGATGATCGCGGCCCACATGGACGAGATCGGGCTGGTGTTGAGCCACGTGGACGCCCGGGGCTTCGCGCGCTTCTCCAATATCGGGGGCCTGCGCGTGGACAACCTGGCCACCCAGCGTGTGCGGCTGGCCGACGGCCGCGTGGGCGTGGTGATGGAGGAGGAGCGCGGCAACAAGGACGACCGGAAGATCGACCGCATGTACGTGGATTTCGGCTTCGCCACCGCCGCCGAGGCGCGCAAGCACGTGAAGGTGGGCGACGTGGCCTGCTTCGACCGCGAACCGGTGGAACTGGGCGGTCGCTTCATCGGCAAGGCCATGGACGACCGTGTCTCGTGCGCGGTGCTGATCGAGGCCGCCCGGCGGCTCAAGAAGTCGCCCAACGACGTGGCCTTCGTGTTCACGGTGCAGGAGGAAGTCGGTTGCCGCGGGGCGCAGCCGGCGGCCTTCGCGCTGGACCCCGACGTGGCGCTCTCGGTGGATGTGACGCTGACCGGGGACCTGCCCGAGTGCCGTCCCATGTCGGTGGAGCTGGGCGGCGGTGCGGCCATCAAGGTGAAGGACGGCGGGCACATCGGCCACCCGAAGGTCCGCGACCTCATGGTGCGCCTCGCGCGGCGCGAGAAGATCCGCCACCAGATGGAGGTGCTGGCGCTGGAGGGGGCCTCCACCGATGCCTCCAGCATCCACCGGGTGCGCGAGGGCGTGCCTTCCGGCTGCCTCAGCATCCCGTGCCGCTACGTGCACACGGTCAACGAAATGGTGGACCTCAAGGACGTCGAGGCGGCGGTGAGGCTGCTGGTGGCGTTCCTCGAGACCGACCTGCGCAAGGAAGGGTTCTAG
- a CDS encoding M42 family peptidase: MVARRGFPWELFEALSNARGVTGDEAPVRRILKDYLRPHVDRLEVDSMGSLLVEKRGRRDGVRLLLGAHMDEVGFMVVRIEKSGMLRLQKVGGLDDRLLSGKRVRVGEKAIQGVLGAKPPHLAKGEEASRTVMLDDMVADIGAADDKEAKKHVKVGDTVTFDATFESWAGGLVRGKAFDDRAGCALLAALVASASPVSFVAAFTTQEEIGMRGGRVAAQRFQPAVAVALEGTAAADTPSKRGEALGAYPLLGGGPVLTRRDGATISDRTVFGVFERAAVAAGVKWQEKRPGIGGTDAGEYHRAGGGARSISVSVPCRYIHAPSALAARADIEATLELVRAALPGLAALKRPAGPRGEKS; encoded by the coding sequence ATGGTCGCGCGCAGGGGCTTCCCGTGGGAGCTGTTCGAAGCGCTCTCCAACGCGCGGGGCGTGACCGGCGACGAGGCGCCGGTGCGCCGCATCCTCAAGGACTACCTCAGGCCCCACGTGGACCGCCTGGAAGTGGACTCCATGGGCTCGCTGCTGGTCGAGAAGCGGGGCCGCCGGGACGGCGTCCGCCTGCTGCTGGGCGCGCACATGGACGAGGTCGGCTTCATGGTGGTGCGCATCGAGAAGTCCGGCATGCTGCGCCTGCAGAAGGTGGGCGGTCTCGACGACCGGTTGCTCTCCGGCAAGCGCGTGCGGGTGGGCGAGAAGGCCATCCAGGGCGTGCTGGGGGCCAAGCCGCCGCACCTCGCCAAGGGCGAGGAGGCCTCGCGCACCGTGATGCTCGACGACATGGTCGCCGACATCGGCGCCGCCGACGACAAGGAGGCGAAGAAGCACGTGAAGGTGGGCGACACCGTCACCTTCGACGCCACCTTCGAGTCCTGGGCCGGCGGGCTGGTCCGGGGCAAGGCGTTCGACGACCGCGCCGGCTGCGCGCTGCTGGCCGCACTGGTGGCCTCAGCCTCGCCGGTCAGCTTCGTGGCCGCGTTCACCACCCAGGAGGAAATCGGCATGCGCGGCGGTCGCGTGGCCGCCCAGCGCTTCCAGCCCGCCGTGGCCGTGGCGCTCGAAGGCACCGCCGCCGCCGACACCCCCAGCAAGCGGGGGGAGGCGCTGGGCGCCTACCCGCTCCTGGGCGGGGGGCCGGTGCTCACGCGCCGCGACGGGGCGACCATCAGCGACCGGACCGTGTTCGGAGTGTTCGAGAGAGCGGCCGTGGCCGCGGGCGTGAAGTGGCAGGAGAAGCGCCCGGGCATCGGCGGCACCGACGCGGGCGAATACCACCGCGCCGGGGGCGGGGCGCGTTCCATCAGCGTCTCGGTGCCGTGCCGCTACATCCATGCGCCCTCGGCCCTGGCGGCCCGGGCCGACATCGAAGCCACACTGGAACTGGTGCGCGCGGCCCTGCCTGGGCTGGCCGCCCTCAAGCGGCCCGCCGGGCCGCGCGGGGAGAAGTCATGA
- a CDS encoding M20/M25/M40 family metallo-hydrolase, giving the protein MIALKRAASRVKRTAAPVKRPAGKGPAGAAGSKGLSVARRERIVGLLRRATEIAGLPGHETDLTQWFEKEARGLGAQVRHDRVGSCVALLPGQGKVRGARRRLMLAAHADAIGLVVTEVRKDGFLRVHPMGGVEPRLLPAQDVWVHGRERLPGVFGSVPPHLQAPNDAKKPYTFDELFVDTGQPAAAVRRAVRVGDLVSFRAPLVELLGGRVAGRAFDNRACVVAMLLALEELSRRPHALDVFGVATVQEEVGRVCLGAMTSAYAVRPDVAVALDVTHGEGPGADDWRTFKLGGGPPIALGPNVHPAVFRGLVEAAEAAKIPHQVEPAPRDTGTDARDIYTVGEGVPTGLVSVPLRYMHSAVETLDLVDLDRVARLLAIYAVRLEKGLPGRSD; this is encoded by the coding sequence ATGATCGCACTGAAACGCGCCGCATCGCGAGTGAAGCGAACGGCTGCGCCGGTGAAACGGCCGGCGGGGAAGGGCCCTGCCGGCGCCGCGGGCTCGAAGGGGCTCTCCGTGGCGCGCCGCGAACGCATCGTGGGGCTTCTGCGCCGGGCCACCGAGATCGCGGGACTGCCGGGGCACGAGACCGATCTCACGCAGTGGTTCGAGAAGGAGGCCCGCGGCCTCGGGGCCCAGGTCCGCCACGATCGCGTCGGCAGTTGCGTGGCCCTGCTGCCCGGCCAGGGCAAGGTCCGCGGCGCCCGGCGCCGGCTGATGCTGGCGGCCCACGCCGACGCCATCGGCCTGGTGGTCACCGAGGTGCGCAAGGACGGCTTCCTGCGCGTGCACCCCATGGGCGGGGTGGAGCCGCGGCTGCTGCCGGCGCAGGACGTCTGGGTGCACGGACGCGAGCGCCTTCCCGGCGTGTTCGGGAGCGTCCCTCCGCACCTGCAGGCGCCCAACGACGCGAAGAAACCCTACACCTTCGACGAGCTGTTCGTGGACACCGGCCAGCCGGCTGCGGCCGTGCGCCGTGCCGTGCGCGTGGGCGACCTGGTGAGCTTCCGCGCGCCCCTGGTGGAATTGCTCGGCGGCCGCGTGGCGGGCCGGGCGTTCGACAACCGCGCCTGCGTGGTGGCGATGCTGCTGGCGCTGGAGGAACTCTCCCGGCGGCCGCACGCGCTGGACGTGTTTGGCGTGGCCACGGTGCAGGAGGAGGTGGGCCGCGTGTGCCTGGGGGCGATGACCAGCGCCTACGCGGTGCGCCCCGACGTGGCCGTGGCGCTGGACGTCACCCACGGCGAGGGGCCCGGAGCGGACGACTGGCGCACCTTCAAGCTGGGAGGCGGGCCGCCGATCGCGCTGGGGCCCAACGTCCACCCCGCGGTGTTCCGCGGCCTGGTGGAGGCGGCCGAGGCGGCGAAGATCCCCCACCAGGTGGAGCCCGCTCCGCGCGACACCGGCACCGACGCCCGGGACATCTACACGGTCGGCGAGGGCGTGCCCACCGGACTGGTGAGCGTGCCGCTGCGCTACATGCACAGCGCCGTGGAGACGCTCGACCTCGTGGACCTGGACCGCGTCGCGCGGCTGCTGGCGATCTACGCGGTCCGCCTCGAGAAGGGCCTCCCGGGGAGGAGCGACTGA
- a CDS encoding N-acetylmuramoyl-L-alanine amidase, translating to MRRDPRASGIGMLVAALALLCAAPSAHAARPLRVTGVRHWTGPDVTRLVLDVSDAADFSVERSDDSTQVTVRVAGVALIANLSEVSVRDSAVEDVTLRSMTGGGVKATIRLTRPTAVRVFALSQVPGRPHRVVVDVTRYVAPEQVVEREKAIQTVLESRARVVVIDPGHGGDAPGAVGPGGLCEKDVTLPIGRKVADRLNARPGIRAVLTRDGDYDLPLRRRFLIAERYQADLFVSIHCNSSRDRDARGTEVYFLSLTGATDEASRELAEAENSADQLYGQLPAGNDDVKSILFDLRQNDTLKKSSELADVVLQSLAGREDLVFRGVKQAGFAVLKSPQVPSILVETAFISNRREAARLRSESFQDDLADLIARGVGEYLERHPSQKRGPARLLP from the coding sequence ATGCGACGGGACCCCCGCGCATCCGGGATCGGCATGCTCGTGGCGGCGCTGGCGCTCCTGTGCGCGGCGCCGTCCGCGCACGCGGCCCGTCCCCTGCGGGTGACCGGGGTGCGCCACTGGACCGGCCCCGACGTCACCCGGCTGGTGCTCGATGTTTCCGACGCCGCCGACTTCTCCGTGGAACGCTCCGACGATTCCACCCAGGTCACCGTGCGCGTGGCCGGCGTCGCGCTGATCGCCAATCTCTCCGAGGTCTCGGTCCGCGACAGCGCCGTCGAGGATGTGACGTTGCGGTCCATGACCGGCGGGGGAGTGAAGGCCACCATCCGGCTCACGCGGCCCACGGCGGTGCGGGTGTTCGCGCTGTCGCAGGTGCCCGGGCGTCCGCACCGCGTGGTGGTGGACGTGACCCGCTACGTGGCGCCCGAGCAGGTGGTGGAGCGCGAGAAGGCCATCCAGACGGTGCTGGAATCCCGCGCCCGCGTGGTGGTGATCGACCCCGGGCACGGCGGCGACGCTCCGGGAGCCGTGGGCCCCGGCGGGCTTTGCGAGAAGGACGTCACGCTGCCCATCGGCAGGAAGGTCGCCGATCGCCTGAACGCCCGGCCCGGGATCCGCGCGGTGCTCACCCGCGACGGCGACTACGACCTGCCGCTCCGGCGCCGCTTCCTGATCGCGGAGCGCTACCAGGCCGACCTGTTCGTGAGCATCCACTGCAATTCCTCGCGCGACCGCGACGCCCGCGGCACCGAGGTGTATTTCCTCTCGCTCACCGGCGCCACCGACGAGGCCTCCCGTGAGCTGGCCGAGGCGGAGAACTCCGCCGACCAGCTGTATGGCCAGCTCCCCGCGGGCAACGACGACGTGAAGTCGATCCTGTTCGACCTGCGGCAGAACGACACGCTGAAGAAGAGCTCGGAGCTCGCGGACGTGGTGCTGCAGTCCCTCGCGGGACGGGAGGACCTGGTGTTCCGGGGGGTGAAGCAGGCGGGCTTCGCGGTGCTCAAGTCTCCGCAGGTGCCATCCATCCTGGTGGAGACGGCCTTCATCAGCAACCGCCGGGAGGCGGCGCGGCTGCGCTCCGAGTCCTTCCAGGACGACCTGGCGGATCTCATCGCCCGGGGCGTGGGGGAGTACCTGGAGCGTCACCCCAGCCAGAAGCGGGGCCCGGCCCGCCTGCTTCCGTAG
- a CDS encoding Do family serine endopeptidase: protein MSPNRIRNLAIGGLLLGGGIAVGLTLSSNLNLQSVSRAQETSLRGGSLESPFVGVASKVQPAVVSVEVKRRVNTGEATPYGDLFHRFFPEDSPRRRSIELPSSGSGFIIDKEGHILTNNHVVQGANDITIRLLDHRTFKAKLLGRDPFTDLAMVKIEGANLPVAELGNSDEMRVGDWAIAIGNPLGELEGSLTVGVVSAKGRAGLVIGDSPNEGPGYQDFIQTDAAINRGNSGGPLCNIKGQVIGINTAINPAGQGIGFAIPVNIALKLRDQLASGKPVTHGFLGVGPQELDETLAEGLGLKGGSGVVISAVTEGSPALKAGLEKGDVITEFDRQKITSVGQFRRIVADTPVGHRVPVVVVRDGRQQEMQVTLASRNDEEVKAAPEVSPSKDWLGLKVEGQQGVSRALRGRVAGGEEQPGVMVTAVDDGSPADQAGIQEGDLIQEVNGAAILTTADFSTAMKKARGAGKPIVMLLNRQGAAQYIAVKPKQ, encoded by the coding sequence ATGTCACCGAATCGCATTCGAAACCTGGCCATTGGCGGGCTGCTGCTGGGAGGCGGCATCGCCGTGGGCCTGACGCTCTCGAGCAACCTCAACCTCCAATCGGTGTCCCGGGCCCAGGAGACGTCGCTGCGCGGCGGCTCGCTGGAGAGTCCGTTTGTGGGGGTGGCGAGCAAGGTCCAGCCCGCGGTGGTGAGCGTCGAAGTGAAACGCCGCGTCAACACCGGCGAGGCCACTCCCTATGGCGACCTGTTCCACCGCTTCTTCCCCGAGGACTCGCCGCGGCGGCGCAGCATCGAGCTGCCGTCCAGCGGCTCGGGCTTCATCATCGACAAGGAAGGCCACATCCTCACCAACAACCACGTGGTGCAGGGGGCCAACGACATCACCATTCGCCTCCTCGACCACCGCACCTTCAAGGCGAAGCTGCTCGGGCGCGACCCGTTCACCGACCTGGCCATGGTGAAGATCGAGGGCGCCAACCTCCCGGTGGCCGAGCTGGGCAACTCCGACGAAATGCGCGTGGGTGACTGGGCCATCGCCATCGGCAACCCCTTGGGCGAGCTCGAGGGCAGCCTCACCGTGGGCGTGGTCAGCGCCAAGGGCCGCGCCGGGCTGGTCATCGGCGACTCCCCCAACGAGGGGCCCGGCTACCAGGACTTCATCCAGACCGATGCCGCCATCAACCGCGGCAACAGCGGCGGCCCGCTGTGCAACATCAAGGGCCAGGTGATCGGCATCAACACCGCCATCAACCCCGCCGGCCAGGGAATCGGCTTCGCCATCCCGGTGAATATCGCGCTGAAGTTGCGGGACCAGCTGGCCTCCGGCAAGCCGGTCACCCACGGCTTCCTGGGCGTGGGCCCGCAGGAGTTGGACGAGACGCTGGCCGAGGGCCTGGGCCTCAAGGGTGGCAGTGGGGTCGTGATTTCGGCCGTCACCGAGGGCAGCCCCGCGCTCAAGGCCGGGCTGGAAAAGGGAGATGTGATCACCGAATTCGACCGTCAGAAGATCACCTCCGTCGGCCAGTTCCGGCGCATCGTGGCGGACACCCCGGTGGGCCACAGGGTCCCGGTGGTGGTGGTGCGCGACGGGCGGCAGCAGGAGATGCAGGTCACCCTGGCCTCCCGCAACGACGAGGAAGTGAAGGCCGCCCCGGAGGTCAGCCCCTCGAAGGACTGGCTGGGGCTCAAGGTGGAGGGCCAGCAGGGCGTCTCCCGCGCGCTGCGCGGCCGCGTCGCGGGTGGGGAGGAGCAGCCGGGGGTGATGGTGACCGCCGTGGACGACGGCAGCCCGGCGGACCAGGCCGGGATCCAGGAGGGCGACCTGATCCAGGAGGTCAACGGCGCGGCCATCCTGACGACGGCGGATTTCTCCACTGCAATGAAGAAGGCCCGCGGGGCCGGCAAGCCCATCGTGATGCTGCTCAACCGGCAGGGTGCGGCGCAGTACATCGCCGTCAAGCCGAAGCAGTGA
- a CDS encoding UDP-2,3-diacylglucosamine diphosphatase, protein MVDGCAYFFSDAHLGQRDASGEARKRHYLQQFLAHVRTRPGPVYVVGDLFDFWFEYRHAVPRGHFEVLSALIETRRAGAAITYVGGNHDFWLGDFLAREVGMEVALEPIAREIQGRKLYVAHGDGMMPGDRGYHALRAILRNPFNIGLYRWLHPDLGIPLAKAVSSLSYRNHHHHPPPTGEAIYREVATPRLAAGHDAVILGHFHLPYHHREPGREMVVLGDWMTHFTYATLEGGVFRMWRWTEDGPQCLQGGPEGPPGGVSAPGR, encoded by the coding sequence ATGGTTGACGGTTGCGCCTACTTCTTTTCTGACGCCCACCTGGGCCAGCGGGATGCCTCGGGAGAGGCCCGCAAGCGCCACTACCTGCAGCAGTTCCTTGCCCACGTGCGGACCCGCCCCGGGCCGGTCTACGTGGTCGGGGACCTGTTCGATTTCTGGTTCGAATACCGCCACGCGGTGCCGCGGGGCCACTTCGAGGTGCTGTCGGCGCTGATCGAGACCCGCCGCGCCGGGGCGGCCATCACCTATGTCGGAGGCAATCACGACTTCTGGCTGGGGGATTTCCTGGCCCGCGAGGTGGGGATGGAGGTGGCGCTCGAGCCCATCGCCCGGGAGATCCAGGGCCGGAAACTGTACGTGGCCCACGGCGACGGGATGATGCCCGGAGACCGCGGCTACCACGCGCTCAGGGCCATCCTGCGCAACCCGTTCAACATCGGCCTGTACCGCTGGCTGCACCCGGACCTGGGAATCCCGCTGGCCAAGGCCGTATCCAGCCTCTCCTACCGCAATCACCACCACCACCCGCCCCCCACCGGCGAAGCGATCTACCGCGAGGTGGCCACGCCCCGCCTGGCGGCCGGCCACGACGCGGTGATCCTCGGCCACTTCCATCTTCCCTACCACCACCGCGAGCCGGGCCGCGAAATGGTCGTCCTGGGGGACTGGATGACGCACTTCACGTACGCGACGCTGGAGGGCGGGGTATTCCGGATGTGGCGCTGGACCGAGGACGGCCCGCAGTGCCTCCAGGGCGGACCGGAAGGCCCGCCCGGCGGGGTCAGCGCCCCAGGTAGGTGA
- a CDS encoding PorV/PorQ family protein: AALAAAPAAAQDTPTGFASLEMGPGARAQAMGSAFTSLADDATASFWNPAGLSRLDKLQISATHHQSFEGIRQEYVSAVKRFKEGTFGLSFGAVYNSDPLLGTDVSGDSVGTFGYYDLVTTAAFGFRATDKLDLGVGLEYLATKMDAYNSTGFALNLGARYFPGIPNLSVGAAVRHLGQGMTLDTKRTALPTTVQGGVSYILPAGGGELTLAADLARTRGDDRTHALFGAEFTQRGFLSVQGGYRTGYDSEGFSFGLGVRGRGFQLQYAMVPYRNDFGSSSRIAITYLGR, translated from the coding sequence GCCGCGCTGGCGGCGGCCCCCGCAGCCGCCCAGGACACGCCCACGGGCTTCGCGTCGCTGGAAATGGGCCCGGGAGCCCGCGCCCAGGCCATGGGCTCGGCCTTCACCTCGCTGGCCGACGACGCCACCGCCTCCTTCTGGAATCCCGCGGGGCTCTCGCGGCTGGACAAGCTGCAGATCTCGGCCACCCACCACCAGAGCTTCGAGGGCATCCGACAGGAATATGTGAGCGCGGTGAAGCGGTTCAAGGAAGGCACCTTCGGACTGAGCTTCGGCGCGGTCTACAACAGCGACCCGCTGCTGGGCACCGACGTGAGCGGTGATTCGGTGGGCACCTTCGGCTACTACGACCTGGTCACCACCGCGGCGTTCGGCTTCCGCGCCACGGACAAGCTGGACCTGGGCGTGGGGCTGGAGTACCTCGCCACCAAGATGGACGCCTACAACAGCACCGGATTCGCGCTCAACCTCGGCGCGCGGTACTTCCCCGGCATACCCAACCTGAGCGTGGGGGCGGCCGTGCGTCACCTGGGCCAGGGCATGACCCTCGACACGAAGCGGACCGCGCTGCCCACCACCGTGCAGGGCGGGGTCTCCTACATCCTGCCCGCCGGCGGGGGCGAGTTGACGCTGGCCGCCGACCTGGCCAGGACCCGCGGCGACGACCGCACGCATGCCCTCTTCGGCGCGGAGTTCACCCAGCGCGGGTTCCTCTCGGTCCAGGGTGGCTATCGCACCGGATACGACTCGGAAGGCTTCAGCTTCGGGCTGGGCGTGCGCGGCCGGGGCTTCCAGCTGCAATACGCCATGGTGCCCTACCGCAACGATTTCGGCTCCAGCTCCCGCATCGCGATCACCTACCTGGGGCGCTGA
- a CDS encoding DUF1326 domain-containing protein codes for MKRSIILVSLLALAAVAAIGATTADRAKTWEFRGDYVEACSCDLFCSCYFHGNPSDGHACKFDNAVTMEKGSHYGALDLAGAKFWMSGDLGADFKNGNATWGHLTWDPSVTAPQRDAIKKMLGKVYPVKWGEMTESESGIEFTRTAKMVSAKTADGSAHVELTFIPASKPGNHVVLANQQYWGSSGNEGFVLAFSKHGYKGVDENHSYDFQDNRNGFTIKVRAHGAVTE; via the coding sequence ATGAAGCGCAGCATCATTCTCGTGTCCCTCCTGGCCCTGGCCGCCGTCGCCGCGATCGGCGCGACCACCGCCGACCGCGCGAAGACCTGGGAATTCCGCGGCGACTATGTGGAAGCCTGCTCCTGCGACCTGTTCTGCTCGTGCTACTTCCACGGGAACCCCTCCGACGGACACGCCTGCAAGTTCGACAACGCGGTCACCATGGAGAAGGGCAGCCATTACGGCGCGCTGGATCTCGCCGGCGCGAAGTTCTGGATGTCCGGCGACCTGGGTGCCGACTTCAAGAACGGCAACGCCACGTGGGGACACCTCACCTGGGACCCGTCGGTGACCGCGCCGCAGCGCGACGCCATCAAGAAGATGCTGGGAAAGGTCTACCCGGTGAAGTGGGGCGAGATGACCGAGAGCGAGTCGGGCATCGAGTTCACGCGCACCGCCAAGATGGTCTCCGCGAAGACGGCGGATGGCAGCGCCCACGTGGAGCTGACGTTCATCCCGGCGTCCAAGCCCGGGAATCACGTGGTGCTGGCCAACCAGCAGTACTGGGGCTCCAGCGGCAACGAGGGCTTCGTGCTGGCATTCTCCAAGCACGGCTACAAGGGTGTGGACGAGAACCACAGCTACGATTTCCAGGACAACCGCAACGGCTTCACCATCAAGGTGCGGGCGCACGGGGCGGTCACGGAGTAG
- a CDS encoding 3-phosphoglycerate dehydrogenase: MNRPRVVVSETLDPVCAAWLEERATVTRLEPENRTGLLAAVADADGLVVRTYTRVDSEALAAGPRLRVVGRAGVGLDNIDLPACRARGVAVVHTPDANTQAVVEYFWALVLDHIRPRHRLVAVPTTPEWHRLRTDVVGRRQLNELTLGVLGVGRIGSRVARLALDFGMRVVAHDLLGEEVVRGRVPGALEFVPPERVFAESDILTLHVDGRPANRGLITAGKLALFKGSCLFVNTARGMLVDAGALAAWARRAAPAGGAALLDVHDPEPITRDYPLLGLPNVALAPHLASRTETAMRNMSWVVRDVMEVLEGRVPEFPAAP; this comes from the coding sequence ATGAATCGTCCCCGCGTGGTGGTGAGCGAGACCCTGGACCCGGTGTGCGCGGCGTGGCTGGAGGAGCGCGCCACCGTGACACGCCTGGAGCCGGAGAACCGGACCGGCCTGCTGGCCGCCGTGGCGGATGCGGATGGACTGGTGGTGCGAACCTACACCCGGGTGGACTCCGAGGCGCTGGCTGCCGGGCCCCGGTTGCGCGTGGTCGGTCGGGCCGGCGTGGGCCTCGACAACATTGACCTGCCTGCCTGCCGGGCCCGGGGGGTGGCCGTGGTGCATACCCCGGATGCCAATACCCAGGCGGTGGTGGAGTACTTCTGGGCCCTGGTCCTGGACCACATCCGGCCCCGGCACCGGCTGGTCGCGGTCCCGACCACGCCCGAGTGGCACCGGCTCAGGACCGACGTGGTGGGCCGGCGCCAGCTCAACGAGCTCACCCTGGGGGTGCTCGGCGTGGGGCGGATCGGCAGCCGCGTGGCGCGGCTGGCGCTGGATTTCGGGATGCGGGTGGTGGCTCACGACCTGCTGGGCGAGGAGGTGGTGCGCGGCCGCGTTCCGGGCGCGCTGGAATTCGTCCCGCCCGAGCGCGTATTCGCGGAGTCGGACATCCTCACCCTGCACGTGGACGGCAGGCCCGCCAACCGTGGCCTGATCACGGCCGGGAAGCTCGCGCTCTTCAAGGGCTCCTGCCTGTTCGTGAACACCGCGCGGGGCATGCTGGTGGACGCCGGCGCGCTGGCCGCCTGGGCGCGCCGCGCGGCGCCGGCGGGCGGCGCGGCGCTGCTCGACGTCCACGACCCGGAGCCCATCACGCGCGACTACCCGCTGCTGGGCCTGCCCAACGTGGCCCTCGCCCCCCACCTGGCGTCCCGCACCGAGACCGCGATGCGGAACATGAGCTGGGTGGTCCGCGACGTCATGGAGGTGCTCGAGGGCCGCGTGCCAGAGTTTCCCGCAGCACCCTGA
- a CDS encoding HU family DNA-binding protein: MAKSKSKSEIIAHLAGKSDLPKKQVAMLLEEFATLAYKEAKNAFTLPGIGKLVLVNRKARMGRNPATGATIKIPAKRVVKFRVAKACKEAVLGKK; the protein is encoded by the coding sequence ATGGCGAAGTCGAAGAGCAAGTCGGAGATCATCGCGCACCTTGCTGGCAAGTCCGATCTCCCGAAGAAGCAGGTGGCCATGCTCCTGGAAGAGTTTGCCACGCTGGCCTACAAGGAAGCCAAGAACGCGTTCACGCTGCCGGGCATCGGCAAGCTCGTGCTGGTGAACCGCAAGGCGCGCATGGGCCGCAACCCGGCCACCGGCGCCACGATCAAGATCCCCGCCAAGCGCGTGGTGAAGTTCCGCGTCGCCAAGGCCTGCAAGGAGGCCGTGCTCGGCAAGAAGTAG